The sequence below is a genomic window from Blastocatellia bacterium.
CCCTTATCGAGCGTTCGTGGATGAGATATTTGAGCGATTGCATGAGGATCAGGCACTGGGTGGACTGCACAAAAAGCGCATGCAGCAACAGCTCATCATCGGGACCGCCCATCGGTTTCAGGGTAGCGAAGTGGACTATCTTGTGTTCGCTACTGTCGCCGGGGACAACGCCACCGATCATCAACGCCAGTGGATCGAATCGCCCAATCTGTTCAATGTCGCGATCACGCGAGCGCGGCGTCAGCTTCTGATTTTGGTCAGCCCCGCGTTCGAGCATCGGTTGTTTTTGACCAAGCAGCTCCTGCGAACAGGGCCAGTGGTATCAGGAGCCATGCCGATCGAAAAGAATGCTCTGGCTGCTCGAATTGTGACGGAACTAGAACGGCGAGGACTGGGCTACCAGATGGGTTGTCGGTATCACGGGGATCCGGTGGATTTTCTGCAGGATCAAGACCCGCCCCATTGGGGGCTTCTGCTCTGTCCATGGGAGAGGGCCATACATCTGTCTTCATTGAAGGCGCTGGAGCTATGGGATCATCAGCGCGCGCTCCGGCATCGTGGCGTGCGCACATGGGTCGTTTTTCCTCTGCCGTTGGATGAACTGCCCGATCACCTGATCGCAGCAGCACCTCGCCAGCCGCTCGCCTGGGGAGAAGACCGAGGGGAGCGACAGGGAAGCTAGAAGCGGGCCTCGTGGACTTATACCCGCCTGTTTTGCCTTACTCGAAGTGCGTGCAAGGCGAACGTGGTGGCCCTTCAGTGGCAACCGACCCGCTCTCCGAGTACCGCTTTTCTGTCAGTCTTTCCTGGAGCTGCGTTTCGCGCTCTATGCACGCCACTTCTGAAGAGGGCTTGAGGAGGAGCTGTGCATTTCGTCCAGCCGACGCCCAGAACGATGAAAATGGATCGCAGGCGGGAACGCCTGTGCCACATTCTTAGAGGGGTTTGCGAATGAGCTTACCCTGGGAGCGCATGCTTCCACCCTGCATGAGCCGGCAAAATGCGGAACCCTCAGGCTAAAGGGAATTGAAAATTGCTCTAGAGGTATGATTCATCAATGAGCGACGATTAATTCACCGGCTCATCGGTCAATCGCTATAACTCGATCATAGCGGCGGCCGAGCGCCGATGAATCAACCATCGCTCTTTTTTGTTCATCGCACAGCTTACTGAGGCATCTCGGCCCCTCGTGGAACGATCCACATCTGAACGCGTCGGTTGCGTTTCGGATCGCCACTGGGATCAGGACGACCAGCTCCAAAGTCGCGCACGATGATTCGATTCGGGTCAATGCCTTTTTCTGTTTCTAAATAGCGTTTGACGTTTTCGGCGCGTTGGCGACTGACGTTGCGGCGTTCAGCTTTATCTTGATGGCCATCGAGCACGAGGATGGTTGTAGGATCTTGCTGCAAGCGCAACGCCACGTCGTCTAAGATCGCCTTGTGCGTGTTATCAACGCGGGCGCTATTGAAATTAAACCTCAAATCATCGAGTTGGATTGGCAAGGGACGCGGCACCGATGAGACGCGGCAGGTTGTACTGGCGGCCGCCGAGCCACCCCGGCCATCGCTGACCCTCACCTGGATGACCACATCAACAGGTGGAGCGCCGGGGCCGGCTGTCACGTTCGTTGTATCAAGCGTGACAACAGGTCCAGAGCCGATGATCTGACCGGCTGAGGTTTGCCATTCGTAGGTGAGCGGGTCATTGTTTGGATCACTCGCGCGGGCTACCAGCCGGATGCGCTCTCCATCGGTGACCTGGCCTTGGATTTGCGGCTGACCGATGACAGTGCAGGATTCAGGAGCGAAAGCAACCGTTGGATTGAGATTCGGCGGCGGCTGTGGGCTGTTGACCTTGATGGTCTGACTGGCCGAATCAGAACAGCCACGACCATCATCCACAGTGACCGATACCTTAACCTCACGCGCCGGCGCGCCGACCGTCGGATTGACGCCGGTGGTATCCAATGAGACATTGGCGCCGGAGCCGATGATCTGGCCGGCAGTGGTTGTCCAGTTGTAGATCAAAACATCATTGTCCGGGTCGGTCGCGCGCGCGTAGAGTTGAACGCTCTCTCCGTCGGTGACCTCCAGTTTCTCAACTTCCAGATTAAGCGTCGGAGCCCGATTGGGCGGTGGTGGCTCAGCGCGAGGCGGCCGACGCCCATACCCGATGTGGAAGACAAATCCGTTGGCATCATCAGCGCGAAGATTGATCGGTGTGAATGTCGGACTGATGACAACAGTGCGATCATCGGCGTTGGTCAGAAAGCCTTGCCAGGCGCCGCCCAAGTGCACGCGGCCATGCCAAAGGAACAACCGCGCGCCAATGCGCAGGTCCATCGGGTTGACCGGATTCAGATTGGGCGTGCCGCCACCGACGTATACTGTGTTGTTCCATTCGACGATGTAAACCAGCGGCGTCCAGGGAGCGATTTCTAGGCCAGCGTTCAAGAGAAGTTCGTCGCGCCGATCAAGTAATGTGACGTCATGACGACGCATGCTGCCGGTGAGCATATAACCGAAGTTCTGGTGAAACCTGATGCGCTGACGGAGGAAGTTTTGGCTCATGATGAGCATGGGACCGCCATCAACAGTGCCGGCGCCACGACCGTCAGCGAGCGCATCATAATGTCGCGCTGTAGGAATTTTGATCAGGCCGAGCGCGGCCAACGAAAAGCGCCTGTTCGGGTTCAGCAAATTGATCTTGAGGCCGGCGCTGGCATCGCCAAGCCCATTGGACGACATGCGTGGGCCGGCAGCATCAGCAAATGGGAAGAATGGAAATTCGTTGTAATACCCAGCCCGATTGAATGGTGACCGCACGCCGGTAATGGGCGTGCCGACAGCGCCTACGGGCGGCAGGATGCTGCCGGTCAGATTACCTGATCGCGGAAAGAAAGCAGCGCCACCACCTCGCCTGATAGGCTGACCAAACGCCACAAAGGGATCAGCCCCTCGCCCACCAAAGGTCAAGCGGAAGCGGTTGAAACTGGAGCCGCTGAGCAAAAACGGTTGCCGGGTTGTCACCTGTTGAAAGGCATTGATGTTGGCGAAAATTTCTAACCGCTGGGTCAGGCCCAACGTGAAATTGACGGGAACACGATTGATGTCAAGGTCGCCGGGGTCGCGGTCGTAATTGTGCCAAAACACACCAAAACTGTACTGGCCACGTGGCAGCGTGCGCGTGGTGAACGTTTGAAATAACCCTGTGCCACCTGTAACGGTCGGGGCTGTTTGATAACATGGATCAATGCAATCCGAGGTTTGAGCCAGCATTGTCGTGCGAGCAAAAAACATTATCACAAGAACGAGCGCGAATCGTTTCATGGCGACCTCCGTTAGGGCATTGAGCATCGTGTACCTTCAAACATCAACTGTCACTTCATAAAACCTGATTGGATTGAGAACATCAATCAGATTGACCCGCCAGGCTAATGTGTAGAAATGGTTGAGTCCGCTAAGACACCCGTGGTTCAGGTCGTAGACCAGAGAACGAGTCAAATAATCGTGGACCAGCTCGTAGGGAAGCTGTAAGCGATTGACCGCTTCATCAATAATGTGAGGCAAACTGCTCCCCGCTTCCTTCTTGACAAGAGAAAAATCAATGCCTGCCATCCGATCAACTGATTCCCGACGGATAGCCCACACGGCAAAAACGAACGGCAATCCGGTTAGTTGCTTCCAGAGCTCTCCCCAGTCGGTGATCTGAGGAGAGGTAGGAGACGGCAGATGCACTGAATGATGATAGGCCAGCAGCGCCGGGTCGCCGATCAGTAACGCCGCGTCGGCTTTGCGAAGCATCTCCACCAGATGCGGCGGATGCGGCTCAAACCGAACCTCTCGCCGTTGAAAGTGGCGGAAATAAATCATCGTTAAGGCAGCGCCCGTGCGCGAGGACAAATCCAGCGATACGGAGTTGACTTCTTCGAGCGGTTTTTGATGAACAAGGATGACACTGCGCACAGGGCCGTCAGCAGCCACGGCAAGGCCCGGCACAATCAGCACATCATCCAAGCGCTGGTACTCAATCGAGGGAATGAGAGCAGCGTCCACCTGTTTCTGTCGAAGCATATCAGCGCATCGGGCCGGGGCGACATCCGCGATGAACTCGCAGCTACGGCGATGGGAACCATACATGAAACTCCAACAGAGCGGCAAGGAGTTCAAATAGGTGGATGCAGCGATCTTTGGTTTACTCAGCCCCATTCAGTTTATTGCTTCCGTCTCTCAGTGAAGCGTTATACTAGCCAAAAGGATATAGCTTTAGCAAGTTGTTATTTGGTATTGGTGGTTTGTTGTTCATTGAGCAGTTGAAGTCGGGTTGAACCTTCTCTGTTGAGCGTTTCAAGCAACGCTGATGGAGTGATTCCCTTGACGTGAATGGTTTTTCTTCGGTACGTGACTCCGGCGATGATCGTGATGGCGGAGCGACGAACGCCAAGCCATTTAGCGAGCCAGCGAATGCATTCTTGATTGGCTCGACCGGCCAGAGCCGGCGCAACAATGCGAAGCTTGATAGCTCCATCGAGCTCGCCGATAAGTTCGGTTCGGCTCGCGCCCAGTTGAACGATGACCTCAAGAGTGACGCCCCAGTCGCGGCTGCTGACTTTCATCGCGCTTAAAACATGAGCGCCCGAATCGCCTCCGATAGCAACGACAAGATCATAATCGCGATCAGCGGCGAGATGTCAATCACGCCAACGGGAGGGATCATCCGCCGAAATGGGCTGAGCACCGGTTCGCTCATTCGCATAACAAAGCGGCTCAGCCTGTAGCCGTAAACGCCAACCCAGGAGAAAACAACGTGCACAACAATGCATGTTGTCACCAACGCTAGGCCGCCTAGCACAACGGCGCCCAGACAACGCCACAATCCCGGCAGGCTCTCACCTGCCAAAATGAAGCTAAGACCATTGAGCATGAGATAGGTAACCTCATGAAATTGACCCAGGAGTCCGAGCAAAAAATAGGCGATGACAATGACGAGTACGATCAGCAGAATGGGCGCTAAATCTTTGCCTGCATGCATGCCGAGGGGATTTCGGCGAAGAGGCGCAATCATCGGTTCCGTCAGGCGGAGGACATGGTAGGCTAGTGTTCCAAATGGGTTCAGGTTGAGCCATTTGATCAACAGACGTAAGAGGATCAGGGCAATGACAACACCAACACCAATACGGATCATCCACGCAGCTAGAGCGAAAATACCATCAATCATTCAATCACTCCTGGACCGGACGCGGCCCCCAGATGGCTGTTCCAAGGCGAACCAACGTGGCGCCTTCTTCAATAGCAATTTCGTAATCGTGGCTCATGCCCATTGACAGACCGTTGACCTGATACTCAACTAGCCGTTGTTGGTTCAACCGATCTCTCAGCAGACGAAGCTCTCGGAAATAAGGCCTGACGTCCTCAGCGCGCTCAAAAAAGGGAGGCACGGTCATCAACCCCTCCAAGCGAAGATGGGCGCATTGAGCGACGCTGCGGGCAAGCTCGAACAGCTCATGAGGGAGGATACCCGATTTGGTTGCCGACGGGTCTGTTTTGACTTCGATATAAATTGGCACAGTCCGTTTGGCTTCGGCCGCTAGGCGATTGAGTTGGTGAGCTAATCGCTCGCTATCAACCGTTTGAATTACGTCGAATAGCTCCATCGCGCGACGCGCCTTATTGGATTGCAAATGGCCAATCAGGTGCCAGGTTGAGGCCCGGCGCAGCGCGACCGGGAGGTTTTTCAGCTTGGCTTCGGCTTCCTGCACGCGATTCTCTCCAAAATGACGGAGCCCTAGCTCGATGGCTTGCTCAATGAGCTGTGATGGAACTGTTTTAGTAGCAGCCACCAGCGTGACATCCTCAGGCCGCCGCCCCGCGCGACGCGCTGCCACGGCAATTCGTTCCATGACCTGGTGAATGCGGACATGAAGATCAGCGCGGTTCATTGGTCATGTTGTAGCTGAAATGAGAGCAGGTGCCCCATTTTTTCCTTTTTGGTCTGCAAGTACCGAATCATCTCTCCAATCGGTTCAACCTCCAAGGGGATGCGCTCAACAACCTGGATACCGGCTTTCTGCAACGCACGCAGCTTATCGGGATTGTTCGACAGCAGACGAATGCGTTGCAGGCCGAGCGCATTCAAGATAGCGGCACACTCTTCGTAGGAGCGTTCGTCAACGTCAAATCCGAGCGAGAGATTCGCTTCGACGGTGTCCAGGCCCTGATCCTGCAACGCGTAAGCGCGAATTTTATTGAGAATACCAATGCCTCGACCTTCTTGATATTGGTAGATGATGACGCCGTAGCCTTCTTGTTCGATCATCTCCATTGCGCGACGCAACTGGCGGCCGCAATCGCATTTGATCGAGTGAAAGACATCGCCGGTTATGCATTGAGAATGAATCCGGACGAGGCATGAACGCGGACATGGCAACTGCCCCTTGACCAACACGACATATTCCTCGCCACTCTGTCGGGCGATGAAACCCATCAGCCGGAAGACGCCGACTTCAGTTGGCAGCCGCGCCTCGGCTACTTTTTCAACCAAATTCCTCGGTGAATTGAGTCGCTCACCATTGGGTTGTGATTGTTCGTCTGTTCTCAACGCGCTCATCGTTGAATCCCTGAAAATGCTAGCGTGCATTCGAGCGAGTGCCGCCTGAGCACATGCTCGACTTGGCACGAACTCTTCCGCTTACTATCAATCGTTACACATACAACAAGAGTGCGTAATTATGACATAGCCCCAAGATTCCGTAAACATGGGGACTCTAAACATGGGGACTCTCGTTGATTGACTTCGTCACCCAACTGAGATAAAACTTACCCTCACCAGATGACTCCCTAGGGGTTAGGCAAGACATGCGCGACAAATTTCATGATGAGTGTGGCGTGTTTGGCATCTTCAATCATGAACACGCAGCTCAACTCACCTATCTTGGGTTGTATGCTTTGCAACATCGTGGGCAGGAATCAGCCGGCATCGTCGCATCAGACGGGCAGTCACTGTCGGCCATCCGTGGCATGGGTTACGTCAGCGAGGTCTTCGATGAAGCGGCGTTGGACCGATTGCCGGGACGTTTGGCGATCGGCCATGTTCGTTACTCAACGGCTGGCGAAGTGAGTCTGCGCGAAGCGCAACCGTTCCTCGTGTCCTATCATGGCGGGCAAATCGCCCTTTGCCATAACGGGAATATCCCCCACGCCCTGAGAATGCGGCAACGGCTGGAGCAAGAAGGAGCCATCTTTCAATCAACCAGTGATACCGAAGTCACCTTGCACTTAATCGCGCGCTCTGGCGCATCAGACATCCTGTCGGCGTTTGTTGAAGCCCTCATGAAACTCGAGGGAGCATATTCGATGTTATTGGCAACGCCAACGACGCTGATCGCTGCGCGTGACCCC
It includes:
- a CDS encoding OmpA family protein, with amino-acid sequence MKRFALVLVIMFFARTTMLAQTSDCIDPCYQTAPTVTGGTGLFQTFTTRTLPRGQYSFGVFWHNYDRDPGDLDINRVPVNFTLGLTQRLEIFANINAFQQVTTRQPFLLSGSSFNRFRLTFGGRGADPFVAFGQPIRRGGGAAFFPRSGNLTGSILPPVGAVGTPITGVRSPFNRAGYYNEFPFFPFADAAGPRMSSNGLGDASAGLKINLLNPNRRFSLAALGLIKIPTARHYDALADGRGAGTVDGGPMLIMSQNFLRQRIRFHQNFGYMLTGSMRRHDVTLLDRRDELLLNAGLEIAPWTPLVYIVEWNNTVYVGGGTPNLNPVNPMDLRIGARLFLWHGRVHLGGAWQGFLTNADDRTVVISPTFTPINLRADDANGFVFHIGYGRRPPRAEPPPPNRAPTLNLEVEKLEVTDGESVQLYARATDPDNDVLIYNWTTTAGQIIGSGANVSLDTTGVNPTVGAPAREVKVSVTVDDGRGCSDSASQTIKVNSPQPPPNLNPTVAFAPESCTVIGQPQIQGQVTDGERIRLVARASDPNNDPLTYEWQTSAGQIIGSGPVVTLDTTNVTAGPGAPPVDVVIQVRVSDGRGGSAAASTTCRVSSVPRPLPIQLDDLRFNFNSARVDNTHKAILDDVALRLQQDPTTILVLDGHQDKAERRNVSRQRAENVKRYLETEKGIDPNRIIVRDFGAGRPDPSGDPKRNRRVQMWIVPRGAEMPQ
- the ribA gene encoding GTP cyclohydrolase II, producing MSALRTDEQSQPNGERLNSPRNLVEKVAEARLPTEVGVFRLMGFIARQSGEEYVVLVKGQLPCPRSCLVRIHSQCITGDVFHSIKCDCGRQLRRAMEMIEQEGYGVIIYQYQEGRGIGILNKIRAYALQDQGLDTVEANLSLGFDVDERSYEECAAILNALGLQRIRLLSNNPDKLRALQKAGIQVVERIPLEVEPIGEMIRYLQTKKEKMGHLLSFQLQHDQ
- a CDS encoding DUF167 domain-containing protein, with translation MKVSSRDWGVTLEVIVQLGASRTELIGELDGAIKLRIVAPALAGRANQECIRWLAKWLGVRRSAITIIAGVTYRRKTIHVKGITPSALLETLNREGSTRLQLLNEQQTTNTK
- a CDS encoding YggS family pyridoxal phosphate-dependent enzyme, with amino-acid sequence MNRADLHVRIHQVMERIAVAARRAGRRPEDVTLVAATKTVPSQLIEQAIELGLRHFGENRVQEAEAKLKNLPVALRRASTWHLIGHLQSNKARRAMELFDVIQTVDSERLAHQLNRLAAEAKRTVPIYIEVKTDPSATKSGILPHELFELARSVAQCAHLRLEGLMTVPPFFERAEDVRPYFRELRLLRDRLNQQRLVEYQVNGLSMGMSHDYEIAIEEGATLVRLGTAIWGPRPVQE
- a CDS encoding YggT family protein, whose amino-acid sequence is MIDGIFALAAWMIRIGVGVVIALILLRLLIKWLNLNPFGTLAYHVLRLTEPMIAPLRRNPLGMHAGKDLAPILLIVLVIVIAYFLLGLLGQFHEVTYLMLNGLSFILAGESLPGLWRCLGAVVLGGLALVTTCIVVHVVFSWVGVYGYRLSRFVMRMSEPVLSPFRRMIPPVGVIDISPLIAIMILSLLSEAIRALMF
- a CDS encoding menaquinone biosynthesis protein, which encodes MGLSKPKIAASTYLNSLPLCWSFMYGSHRRSCEFIADVAPARCADMLRQKQVDAALIPSIEYQRLDDVLIVPGLAVAADGPVRSVILVHQKPLEEVNSVSLDLSSRTGAALTMIYFRHFQRREVRFEPHPPHLVEMLRKADAALLIGDPALLAYHHSVHLPSPTSPQITDWGELWKQLTGLPFVFAVWAIRRESVDRMAGIDFSLVKKEAGSSLPHIIDEAVNRLQLPYELVHDYLTRSLVYDLNHGCLSGLNHFYTLAWRVNLIDVLNPIRFYEVTVDV
- a CDS encoding AAA domain-containing protein, translating into PYRAFVDEIFERLHEDQALGGLHKKRMQQQLIIGTAHRFQGSEVDYLVFATVAGDNATDHQRQWIESPNLFNVAITRARRQLLILVSPAFEHRLFLTKQLLRTGPVVSGAMPIEKNALAARIVTELERRGLGYQMGCRYHGDPVDFLQDQDPPHWGLLLCPWERAIHLSSLKALELWDHQRALRHRGVRTWVVFPLPLDELPDHLIAAAPRQPLAWGEDRGERQGS